In one window of Escherichia coli DSM 30083 = JCM 1649 = ATCC 11775 DNA:
- the xdhD gene encoding molybdopterin-dependent oxidoreductase Mo/Fe-S-binding subunit, protein MIIHFTLNGAPQELTVNPGENVQKLLFNMGMHSVRNSDDGFGFAGSDAIIFNGNIVNASLLIAAQLEKADIRTAESLGKWNELSLVQQAMVDVGVVQSGYNDPAAALIITDLLDRIDAPTREEIDDALSGLFSRDAGWQQYYQVIELAVARKNNPQATIDIAPTFRDDLEVIGKHYPKTDAAKMVQAKPCYVEDRVTADACVIKMLRSPHAHALITHLDVSKAEALPGVVHVITHLNCPDIYYTPGGQSAPEPSPLDRRMFGKKMRHVGDRVAAVVAESEDIALEALKLIDVEYEVLKPVMSIDEAMAEDAPVVHDEPVVYVAGAPDTLEDDNSHAAQRGEHMIINFPIGSRPRKNIAASIHGHIGDMDKGFADADVIIERTYNSTQAQQCPTETHICFTRMDGDRLVIHASTQVPWHLRRQVARLVGMKQHKVHVIKERVGGGFGSKQDILLEEVCAWATCVTGRPVLFRYTREEEFIANTSRHVAKVTVKLGAKKDGRLTAVKMDFRANTGPYGNHSLTVPCNGPALSLPLYPCDNVDFQVTTYYSNICPNGAYQGYGAPKGNFAITMALAELAEQLQIDQLEIIERNRVHEGQELKILGAIGEGKAPTSVPSAASCALEEILRQGREMIQWSSPKPQNGDWHIGRGVAIIMQKSGIPDIDQANCMIKLESDGTFIVHSGGADIGTGLDTVVTKLAAEVLHCPPQDVHVISGDTDHALFDKGAYASSGTCFSGNAARLAAENLREKILFHGAQMLGEPVADVQLATPGVVRGKKGEVSFGEIAHKGETGTGFGSLVGTGSYITPDFAFPYGANFAEVAVNTRTGEIRLDKFYALLDCGTPVNPELALGQIYGATLRAIGHSMSEEIIYDAEGHPLTRDLRSYGAPKIGDIPRDFRAVLVPSDDKVGPFGAKSISEIGVNGAAPAIATAIHDACGIWLREWHFTPEKILTALEKI, encoded by the coding sequence ATGATCATCCACTTTACTTTAAATGGCGCGCCTCAGGAGCTAACCGTTAATCCAGGCGAAAACGTGCAAAAGCTGTTGTTTAACATGGGAATGCACTCTGTACGCAACAGTGATGATGGTTTTGGGTTTGCCGGTTCTGACGCAATTATCTTTAACGGTAATATCGTTAACGCGTCCTTGCTTATCGCCGCACAGTTAGAGAAGGCAGATATTCGTACCGCAGAATCTCTGGGCAAATGGAACGAGTTAAGTCTGGTTCAACAGGCCATGGTTGATGTTGGCGTGGTGCAGTCTGGTTATAACGATCCAGCTGCGGCTCTGATTATCACCGATCTTCTCGATCGCATCGACGCACCTACCCGCGAAGAGATCGACGACGCGCTCTCAGGTCTGTTTAGCCGCGATGCTGGCTGGCAGCAATACTATCAGGTCATTGAACTGGCGGTTGCACGTAAAAATAATCCGCAGGCCACCATTGATATCGCTCCGACTTTCCGTGACGACCTTGAAGTCATTGGCAAGCATTATCCTAAAACTGATGCCGCGAAAATGGTGCAGGCAAAACCCTGCTATGTTGAAGACCGCGTAACGGCTGACGCCTGCGTCATTAAAATGTTACGTAGCCCACACGCTCACGCACTGATTACTCATCTGGATGTCAGCAAAGCTGAAGCCTTACCGGGCGTCGTTCACGTTATTACTCACCTGAATTGCCCGGATATTTACTATACCCCGGGTGGTCAGAGCGCACCGGAACCATCACCGCTTGACCGCCGTATGTTCGGCAAGAAAATGCGTCACGTCGGCGATCGCGTTGCTGCGGTAGTAGCCGAAAGTGAAGACATTGCGCTCGAAGCACTGAAGCTCATCGATGTTGAATATGAAGTGCTTAAGCCGGTAATGTCGATTGACGAGGCAATGGCGGAAGATGCGCCTGTCGTGCACGATGAACCGGTGGTGTATGTTGCTGGTGCGCCAGATACTCTGGAAGATGATAACAGCCATGCAGCCCAGCGCGGCGAGCATATGATCATCAACTTCCCGATCGGTTCTCGCCCACGCAAAAATATCGCTGCCAGTATTCATGGTCATATTGGCGATATGGACAAAGGCTTTGCCGATGCCGATGTGATCATTGAGCGAACCTATAACTCAACGCAGGCGCAGCAGTGCCCGACTGAAACACATATCTGCTTTACCCGTATGGACGGCGATCGTCTGGTGATCCACGCCTCCACCCAGGTACCATGGCACTTACGCCGCCAGGTCGCGCGCCTCGTGGGCATGAAACAACATAAAGTTCATGTCATTAAAGAACGTGTAGGCGGCGGTTTTGGCTCTAAACAGGACATCCTGCTGGAAGAAGTGTGCGCCTGGGCAACTTGCGTGACCGGGCGTCCGGTACTTTTCCGCTACACCCGTGAAGAAGAGTTTATTGCTAACACCTCTCGTCACGTAGCGAAAGTCACCGTCAAACTGGGCGCGAAAAAAGATGGTCGCCTGACGGCAGTGAAGATGGATTTCCGCGCCAACACTGGCCCTTACGGTAACCACTCACTCACCGTACCGTGTAACGGACCGGCGCTGTCGCTGCCGTTATATCCATGCGATAACGTCGATTTCCAGGTCACCACCTACTACAGCAACATTTGCCCAAATGGTGCTTATCAGGGTTATGGCGCACCGAAAGGTAACTTCGCTATCACCATGGCATTAGCGGAACTGGCTGAACAGTTACAGATCGACCAACTGGAAATTATCGAACGTAACCGGGTACACGAAGGGCAAGAGCTGAAAATTCTCGGTGCAATCGGTGAAGGTAAAGCGCCGACCTCCGTTCCTTCCGCCGCCAGCTGCGCACTGGAAGAGATCCTGCGTCAGGGTCGCGAGATGATCCAATGGTCTTCACCAAAACCACAAAACGGTGACTGGCACATCGGTCGCGGCGTCGCCATTATCATGCAGAAATCAGGGATCCCAGATATCGATCAGGCTAACTGCATGATCAAACTGGAATCAGACGGTACCTTTATCGTTCATTCTGGCGGTGCGGATATTGGTACTGGCCTGGATACTGTGGTGACGAAACTGGCAGCAGAAGTGCTGCACTGCCCCCCGCAGGACGTGCATGTTATCTCCGGTGATACCGATCATGCGTTGTTTGATAAAGGCGCATATGCCTCGTCCGGTACTTGCTTCTCGGGTAACGCTGCGCGTTTGGCAGCGGAAAATCTGCGGGAGAAAATCCTGTTCCACGGCGCGCAAATGTTGGGTGAGCCAGTGGCAGATGTTCAACTAGCAACGCCGGGCGTCGTTCGCGGCAAGAAAGGCGAAGTTAGTTTCGGAGAGATAGCCCATAAAGGCGAAACCGGCACCGGCTTTGGTTCACTGGTGGGAACTGGCAGTTATATCACGCCTGATTTCGCCTTCCCGTATGGCGCAAACTTCGCTGAAGTTGCCGTCAACACGCGTACGGGTGAAATCCGCCTGGATAAATTCTACGCCTTGCTGGACTGCGGTACACCGGTCAATCCAGAGTTAGCGCTGGGACAAATCTACGGTGCCACCCTGCGTGCTATCGGCCACAGTATGAGCGAAGAGATCATTTATGACGCCGAAGGTCACCCGTTAACGCGTGATTTACGCAGTTACGGCGCACCGAAAATTGGTGACATTCCGCGTGATTTCCGCGCTGTGCTGGTGCCGAGCGACGATAAAGTCGGCCCATTCGGGGCGAAATCGATCTCGGAAATCGGTGTAAATGGCGCCGCTCCGGCGATTGCTACCGCAATTCACGATGCCTGCGGCATCTGGTTACGCGAATGGCATTTCACACCGGAGAAAATACTCACCGCGCTGGAAAAAATATAA
- the ygfM gene encoding molybdopterin-dependent oxidoreductase FAD-binding subunit has protein sequence MIEQFFRPDSVEQALELKRRYQDEAVWFAGGSKLNATPTRTDKKIAISLQDLELDWIDWDNGALRIGAMSRLQPLRDARFIPAALCEALGFVYSRHVRNQSTIGGEIAARQEESVLLPVLLALDAELVFGNGETLSIEDYLACPCDRLLTEIIIKDPYRTCATRKISRSQAGLTVVTAAVAITDHDGMRIALDGVASKALRLHDVETQNLEGNALEQAVANAIFPQEDLRGSVAYKRYITGVLVADLYADCQQAGEEAV, from the coding sequence ATGATTGAACAATTTTTCAGACCCGACTCAGTCGAACAGGCGCTGGAACTGAAGCGCCGCTACCAGGATGAAGCCGTCTGGTTCGCCGGGGGCAGCAAACTCAACGCTACACCAACCCGTACCGATAAAAAGATTGCCATTTCCTTGCAGGATCTGGAGCTGGACTGGATTGACTGGGATAACGGTGCACTACGAATTGGCGCAATGTCTCGCTTGCAGCCACTGCGTGATGCGCGATTTATTCCTGCAGCACTGTGTGAAGCCCTCGGTTTTGTTTACTCACGCCATGTTCGTAATCAGTCGACCATTGGTGGTGAAATCGCCGCCCGGCAGGAAGAGTCGGTGCTGCTTCCCGTCCTGCTGGCACTGGATGCTGAACTGGTTTTTGGCAACGGCGAAACGCTGTCAATCGAGGACTACCTGGCCTGCCCATGCGATCGCCTGTTAACCGAAATTATCATTAAAGATCCGTATCGCACCTGTGCGACTCGCAAAATTAGCCGTTCTCAGGCAGGTTTAACCGTCGTGACGGCAGCCGTTGCAATAACAGACCACGACGGTATGCGAATTGCGCTGGATGGCGTAGCCAGTAAAGCACTGCGTCTGCATGATGTTGAAACTCAAAATCTGGAAGGCAATGCACTTGAACAGGCTGTCGCCAACGCCATTTTCCCGCAGGAAGATTTGCGGGGCAGCGTGGCCTATAAACGCTATATCACGGGAGTTCTGGTAGCCGACCTGTATGCCGACTGCCAACAGGCTGGGGAGGAAGCCGTATGA
- the ssnA gene encoding putative aminohydrolase SsnA codes for MLILKNVTAVQLHPAKVQEGVDIAIENDVIVAIDDALTQRYPDASYKEMHGRIVMPGIVCSHNHFYSGLSRGIMANIAPCPDFISTLKNLWWRLDRALDEESLYYSGLICSLEAIKSGCTSVIDHHASPAYIDGSLSTLRNAFLKVGLRAMTCFETTDRNNGIKELQEGVEENIRFARQIDEAKKAATEPYLVEAHIGAHAPFTVPDAGLEMLREAVKSTGRGLHIHAAEDLYDVSYSHHWYGKDLLARLAQFDLIDSKTLVAHGLYLSKDDIALLNQRDAFLVHNARSNMNNHVGYNHHLSDIRNLALGTDGIGSDMFEEMKFAFFKHRDAGGPLWPDSFAKALANGNELMSRNFGAKFGLLEAGYKADLTICDYNSPTPLLADNIAGHIAFGMGSGSVHSVMVNGVMVYEDRQFNFDCDSIYAQARKAAASMWRRMDALA; via the coding sequence ATGTTGATTCTGAAGAATGTCACCGCAGTGCAGTTACACCCGGCGAAAGTGCAGGAAGGCGTTGATATCGCCATCGAAAATGATGTGATTGTCGCTATCGACGATGCCCTGACGCAACGCTATCCCGATGCCAGCTACAAAGAGATGCATGGTCGGATTGTGATGCCGGGAATTGTCTGCTCGCACAACCATTTTTACTCGGGGCTGTCCCGCGGAATTATGGCAAACATCGCCCCCTGCCCGGATTTCATCTCAACGCTGAAAAATCTCTGGTGGCGACTCGATCGCGCCCTTGATGAAGAGTCGCTCTATTACAGCGGACTGATTTGTTCCCTGGAAGCGATTAAGAGTGGATGTACATCGGTTATCGATCACCATGCCTCTCCGGCGTATATCGACGGGTCGCTCTCCACATTGCGCAACGCATTTTTAAAAGTTGGCCTGCGCGCGATGACCTGTTTTGAAACTACTGACCGTAACAACGGCATCAAAGAGTTGCAGGAAGGTGTAGAAGAAAACATCCGCTTCGCCCGTCAGATTGATGAGGCGAAGAAAGCAGCAACCGAGCCGTATCTGGTGGAAGCTCATATCGGCGCTCACGCGCCGTTTACCGTGCCGGATGCCGGTCTGGAGATGCTGCGTGAAGCCGTGAAAAGCACAGGTCGTGGTTTGCATATTCACGCTGCGGAAGACCTTTACGACGTTTCCTACAGTCACCATTGGTACGGCAAAGACCTGCTGGCACGACTGGCGCAATTCGATCTCATCGACAGCAAAACGCTGGTCGCTCATGGGCTGTACTTGTCGAAAGATGACATCGCCCTACTCAATCAGCGCGATGCGTTCCTGGTGCATAACGCCCGTTCAAACATGAACAACCATGTCGGCTACAACCATCACCTTAGCGACATCCGCAATCTGGCGTTGGGAACGGACGGCATTGGTTCGGACATGTTTGAAGAGATGAAATTTGCCTTCTTTAAACATCGCGATGCGGGTGGCCCGCTGTGGCCTGACAGTTTTGCCAAAGCACTGGCTAACGGCAACGAACTGATGAGCCGCAACTTTGGCGCGAAATTTGGGCTTCTGGAAGCCGGTTACAAAGCCGATTTAACCATTTGCGATTACAACTCGCCGACGCCGCTGCTGGCAGACAATATCGCCGGGCATATCGCTTTCGGTATGGGCTCAGGCAGCGTTCACAGCGTGATGGTCAATGGTGTGATGGTCTATGAAGACCGTCAGTTTAACTTCGATTGCGATTCCATTTATGCGCAAGCCAGAAAAGCCGCTGCCAGTATGTGGCGTCGGATGGATGCGCTGGCATAA
- the ygfK gene encoding putative selenate reductase subunit YgfK: MGDIMRPIPFEELLTRIFDEYQQQRSIFGIPEQQFYSPVKGKTVSVFGETCATPVGPAAGPHTQLAQNIVTSWLTGGRFIELKTVQILDRLELEKPCIDAEDECFNTEWSTEFTLLKAWDEYLKAWFALHLLEAMFQPSDSGKSFIFNMSVGYNLEGIKQPPMQQFIDNMMDASDHPKFAQYRDALNKLLQDEAFLARHGLQEKRESLQALPARIPTSMVQGVTLSTMHGCPPHEIEAICRYMLEEKGLNTFVKLNPTLLGYARVREILDVCGFGYIGLKEESFDHDLKLTQALEMLERLMALAKEKSLGFGVKLTNTLGTINNKGALPGEEMYMSGRALFPLSINVAAVLSRAFDGKLPISYSGGASQLTIRDIFDTGIRPITMATDLLKPGGYLRLSACMRELEGSDAWGLDHVDVERLNRLAADALTMEYTQKHWKPEERIEVAEDLPLTDCYVAPCVTACAIKQDIPEYIRLLGEHRYADALELIYQRNALPAITGHICDHQCQYNCTRLDYDSALNIRELKKVALEKGWDEYKQRWHKPAGSGSRHPVAVIGAGPAGLAAGYFLARAGHPVTLFEREANAGGVVKNIIPQFRIPAELIQHDIDFVADHGVKFEYGCSPDLTVEQLKNQGFHYVLIATGTDKNSGVKLAGDNQNVWKSLPFLREYNKGTALKLGKHVVVVGAGNTAMDCARAALRVPGVEKATVVYRRSLQEMPAWREEYEEALHDGVEFRFLNNPERFDADGTLTLRVMSLGEPDEKGRRRPVETNETVTLHVDSLITAIGEQQDTEALNAMGVPLDKNGWPDVDHNGETRLSDVFMIGDVQRGPSSIVAAVGTARRATDAILSRENIRSHQNDKYWNNVNPAEIYQRKGDISVTLVNSDDRDAFVAQEAARCLECNYVCSKCVDVCPNRANVSIAVPGFQNRFQTLHLDAYCNECGNCAQFCPWNGKPYKDKITVFSLSQDFDNSSNPGFLVEDCRVRVRLNNQSWVLNIDSEGQFNNVPPELNDMCRIISHVHQHHHYLLGRVEV, from the coding sequence ATGGGGGATATTATGCGTCCCATTCCGTTTGAGGAACTTTTGACGCGCATATTTGATGAATACCAACAACAACGCTCAATCTTTGGTATTCCCGAGCAACAGTTTTACTCACCCGTAAAAGGTAAAACTGTTAGCGTCTTCGGTGAAACCTGTGCCACTCCCGTCGGCCCTGCCGCTGGCCCGCACACGCAACTTGCGCAAAACATCGTCACCTCCTGGCTGACTGGCGGACGCTTCATCGAACTAAAAACCGTCCAAATTCTTGACCGCCTGGAGCTGGAAAAGCCCTGTATCGATGCCGAAGACGAGTGCTTTAACACCGAATGGTCTACCGAATTTACCCTGCTTAAAGCCTGGGATGAATACCTCAAAGCCTGGTTTGCCCTGCACCTTCTCGAAGCGATGTTCCAGCCTTCTGATTCCGGTAAATCGTTCATCTTTAATATGAGCGTCGGTTACAACCTCGAAGGTATTAAGCAACCGCCGATGCAGCAGTTCATCGACAATATGATGGACGCATCTGACCATCCGAAATTCGCTCAATACCGCGATGCACTTAATAAGCTACTCCAGGATGAGGCATTTTTAGCCCGCCACGGATTGCAGGAAAAACGCGAAAGCTTGCAAGCCTTACCCGCTCGCATCCCCACCAGCATGGTACAAGGGGTTACCCTCTCCACCATGCACGGCTGTCCTCCGCATGAAATCGAAGCCATTTGCCGCTACATGCTGGAAGAAAAAGGGCTCAACACCTTTGTGAAACTCAACCCGACCTTACTGGGGTACGCGCGTGTTCGTGAGATCCTCGATGTCTGCGGTTTCGGTTACATCGGCTTAAAAGAAGAGTCATTTGATCACGACCTCAAGCTGACGCAAGCACTGGAAATGCTGGAACGCCTGATGGCACTGGCAAAAGAAAAATCACTCGGCTTTGGCGTAAAACTGACTAACACTCTCGGCACCATCAACAATAAAGGCGCATTGCCCGGTGAAGAGATGTATATGTCAGGCCGTGCGCTGTTCCCGCTCTCCATCAACGTTGCAGCAGTTCTCTCTCGCGCCTTTGACGGCAAACTGCCCATTTCTTATTCCGGTGGTGCCAGTCAGCTGACTATCCGCGATATTTTTGATACTGGTATTCGCCCTATTACTATGGCAACCGACCTGCTGAAACCTGGCGGCTATCTGCGCTTAAGTGCCTGCATGCGCGAGCTGGAAGGCTCCGACGCCTGGGGACTTGACCACGTTGACGTCGAACGACTGAACAGACTGGCAGCAGACGCGTTAACCATGGAATACACCCAGAAACACTGGAAGCCAGAAGAGCGTATTGAAGTGGCTGAAGACCTGCCGCTGACCGATTGCTACGTTGCCCCCTGTGTTACTGCCTGCGCTATCAAGCAAGATATTCCGGAATACATCCGTTTGCTTGGCGAACACCGCTATGCCGACGCGCTGGAACTCATCTATCAACGCAACGCCCTGCCCGCCATTACCGGTCATATTTGCGATCACCAGTGCCAATACAACTGTACCCGCCTGGATTACGACAGTGCGCTGAATATCCGCGAACTGAAAAAAGTCGCCCTGGAAAAAGGTTGGGATGAATATAAGCAACGCTGGCACAAACCAGCCGGTTCCGGTTCACGCCATCCGGTAGCCGTGATTGGTGCAGGTCCGGCAGGTCTGGCGGCAGGTTACTTCCTTGCCAGAGCGGGCCATCCGGTTACGCTGTTTGAACGAGAAGCCAATGCGGGCGGCGTGGTGAAAAATATCATTCCTCAGTTCCGTATTCCTGCAGAGTTAATTCAGCACGATATCGATTTTGTTGCCGATCACGGCGTGAAATTTGAGTACGGTTGCTCACCGGATCTGACCGTCGAACAGTTAAAAAATCAGGGCTTCCACTATGTTCTGATTGCCACCGGCACTGATAAAAATAGCGGTGTGAAACTGGCGGGCGACAACCAAAATGTCTGGAAATCACTCCCCTTCCTGCGTGAATACAACAAGGGCACAGCGCTCAAGCTGGGCAAACATGTGGTCGTTGTCGGGGCGGGTAACACGGCAATGGACTGCGCTCGTGCGGCGTTACGCGTTCCAGGCGTAGAAAAAGCAACGGTCGTTTACCGTCGTTCACTGCAAGAGATGCCAGCATGGCGCGAAGAGTATGAAGAAGCGTTGCACGACGGCGTGGAGTTCCGTTTCCTGAATAATCCGGAACGTTTCGATGCTGATGGCACCTTAACCTTGCGCGTTATGTCGCTTGGCGAACCTGATGAGAAAGGTCGTCGCCGTCCGGTTGAAACCAACGAAACAGTAACACTGCATGTAGACAGCCTAATCACCGCCATTGGTGAACAGCAGGATACTGAAGCCCTGAATGCGATGGGCGTGCCGCTGGACAAAAACGGCTGGCCAGACGTCGACCATAATGGCGAAACGCGTCTGAGTGACGTCTTTATGATCGGCGACGTACAGCGCGGACCATCCTCCATTGTCGCTGCTGTCGGAACCGCGCGTCGGGCGACCGATGCCATCCTGAGTCGGGAAAATATCCGTTCCCACCAGAACGATAAATACTGGAATAACGTCAATCCGGCGGAAATCTATCAACGTAAAGGCGATATCTCTGTCACTCTGGTGAACAGTGACGATCGTGATGCGTTTGTCGCGCAGGAAGCCGCTCGCTGCCTTGAATGTAACTACGTTTGCAGCAAGTGTGTGGATGTCTGCCCGAACCGCGCCAACGTATCCATTGCGGTCCCAGGCTTCCAGAACCGTTTCCAGACGCTGCACCTCGACGCTTACTGTAACGAATGTGGCAACTGCGCCCAATTCTGCCCGTGGAACGGTAAACCGTACAAAGACAAAATCACCGTCTTCAGCCTGTCGCAAGACTTTGATAACAGCAGCAACCCAGGCTTCCTTGTGGAAGATTGCCGGGTACGCGTACGTCTGAATAACCAAAGCTGGGTGTTAAACATCGACAGCGAAGGTCAGTTCAACAACGTACCACCGGAGCTGAACGATATGTGCCGCATCATTAGCCATGTCCACCAGCATCATCATTATCTGCTGGGCCGCGTGGAGGTGTAA
- the mocA gene encoding molybdenum cofactor cytidylyltransferase, with product MSAIDCIITAAGLSSRMGQWKMMLPWQQGTILDTSIKNALQFCSRIILVTGYRGNELHERYANQSNITIIHNPDYAQGLLTSVKAAVPAVQTEHCFLTHGDMPTLTIDIFRKIWSLRNDGAILPLHNGIPGHPILVSKPCLMQAIQRPNVTNMRQALLMGEHYSVEIENAEIILDIDTPDDFITAKKRYTEI from the coding sequence ATGTCAGCCATCGACTGTATAATTACCGCCGCAGGATTATCATCAAGAATGGGGCAATGGAAAATGATGTTACCCTGGCAACAGGGAACAATTCTTGATACAAGTATCAAAAATGCGTTGCAGTTTTGTAGCCGAATTATTTTAGTCACCGGCTATCGTGGTAATGAACTGCACGAGCGTTATGCGAACCAGAGCAATATCACTATTATCCACAACCCAGATTATGCGCAGGGTTTACTGACATCAGTAAAGGCCGCAGTACCCGCGGTGCAAACAGAACATTGTTTTCTCACCCACGGAGATATGCCAACCCTCACCATCGATATTTTTAGAAAAATCTGGTCGTTACGAAATGATGGCGCAATACTGCCACTCCATAATGGCATCCCCGGCCATCCGATTTTAGTGTCAAAACCATGCCTGATGCAGGCAATCCAGCGACCCAATGTCACCAATATGCGTCAGGCACTCCTTATGGGAGAACATTATTCCGTCGAAATAGAAAATGCAGAAATAATTTTAGATATTGATACTCCGGACGACTTTATTACAGCGAAGAAAAGGTATACTGAAATTTAG
- the yqeC gene encoding selenium cofactor biosynthesis protein YqeC, which translates to MKSIIDPSALFIDLGAQKRPTVISIVGAGGKTSLLFWLAELFQASGRRVLITTTTHMFMPTSHWPVVFCRDPAMLPHASFISPISFCFHCWKANQGKVQGFTPEAIDALVQRPECDVILIEADGSRGMPLKAPDEHEPCIPKSSCCVIAVMGGHILGAKVSTENVHRWSQFADITGLTPDAPLQLSDLVALVRHPQGAFKNVPQGCRRVWFINRFSQCENAIAQSELLQPLQQHNVEAIWLGDIQEHPAIARRFVN; encoded by the coding sequence GTGAAAAGTATAATTGACCCATCGGCATTATTCATTGATTTAGGCGCGCAGAAACGTCCCACTGTGATTTCTATTGTTGGTGCTGGGGGGAAAACCAGCTTGCTTTTTTGGCTGGCAGAACTGTTCCAGGCGAGTGGCAGGCGTGTATTAATCACTACGACGACACATATGTTTATGCCAACATCTCACTGGCCCGTGGTTTTCTGTCGTGATCCCGCCATGCTTCCTCATGCGTCTTTTATATCCCCCATTTCATTTTGTTTTCACTGCTGGAAAGCGAACCAGGGAAAAGTGCAGGGATTTACGCCAGAAGCGATTGATGCACTGGTACAACGACCAGAGTGTGACGTAATTCTCATTGAGGCAGATGGCTCGCGTGGAATGCCGTTAAAAGCGCCTGATGAGCACGAACCTTGCATACCTAAAAGCAGTTGCTGCGTGATTGCTGTGATGGGAGGACATATTTTGGGTGCGAAAGTGAGCACAGAAAATGTCCATCGCTGGTCGCAGTTTGCTGATATTACTGGGTTAACACCTGATGCACCCTTGCAACTGAGCGATCTCGTTGCGCTGGTTCGCCACCCTCAGGGGGCGTTTAAAAACGTACCGCAAGGTTGTCGGCGAGTCTGGTTCATTAACCGTTTTTCTCAATGTGAGAATGCGATTGCGCAAAGCGAGCTCCTTCAACCGCTGCAACAACACAACGTAGAGGCAATCTGGCTGGGCGATATACAAGAACATCCTGCAATCGCGCGCAGATTTGTGAATTAG